One Pseudomonas sp. FP1742 genomic window carries:
- a CDS encoding PrkA family serine protein kinase, protein MSIFSHFQQRFESTRQEEFSLQEYLELCKKDRSAYASAAERLLLAIGEPELLDTSTNSRLSRIFSNKVIRRYPAFEDFHGMEECIDQIVSYFRHAAQGLEEKKQILYLLGPVGGGKSSLAEKLKQLIEKVPFYAIKGSPVFESPLGLFNATEDGAILEEDFGIPRRYLNTIMSPWATKRLAEFGGDISQFRVVKLYPSILNQIAVAKTEPGDENNQDISALVGKVDIRKLEEFPQNDADAYSYSGALCRANQGLMEFVEMFKAPIKVLHPLLTATQEGNYNSTEGLGAIPFTGILLAHSNESEWHTFRNNKNNEAFIDRIYIVKVPYCLRVSDEVKIYDKLLFNSSLAKAHCAPDTLKMLAQFTVLSRLKEPENSNIYSKMRVYDGENLKDTDPKAKSIQEYRDAAGVDEGMNGLSTRFAFKILSKVFNFDPHEIAANPVHLLYVLEQQIEQEQFQAETRERYLRFLKEYLAPRYIEFIGKEIQTAYLESYSEYGQNIFDRYVLYADFWIQDQEYRDPETGEILNRVALNEELEKIEKPAGISNPKDFRNEIVNFVLRARANNNGKNPTWLSYEKLRVVIEKKMFSNTEDLLPVISFNAKASKEDQQKHNDFVTRMVERGYTDKQVRLLSEWYLRVRKSQ, encoded by the coding sequence ATGAGTATCTTTAGCCACTTCCAACAACGCTTCGAGTCCACACGCCAGGAAGAATTCTCCCTGCAGGAGTACCTGGAACTGTGCAAAAAGGACCGCAGCGCCTACGCCTCCGCCGCCGAGCGTCTACTGCTGGCCATCGGGGAGCCGGAGCTGCTCGACACCTCGACCAACTCGAGGCTGTCGCGAATTTTTTCCAACAAGGTGATCCGTCGCTATCCGGCCTTTGAAGACTTCCATGGGATGGAAGAATGCATCGACCAGATCGTGTCGTATTTCCGTCATGCCGCTCAGGGCCTGGAGGAAAAGAAACAGATCCTCTACCTGCTTGGTCCAGTCGGTGGCGGTAAATCATCTTTGGCCGAAAAGCTAAAACAGCTGATCGAGAAAGTGCCCTTCTACGCAATCAAGGGCTCGCCGGTTTTCGAGTCGCCTCTGGGTCTGTTCAACGCCACTGAAGATGGCGCGATCCTCGAAGAAGACTTCGGCATCCCCCGGCGCTATCTCAACACCATCATGTCGCCATGGGCCACCAAGCGCCTGGCCGAATTCGGCGGCGACATCAGCCAGTTCCGGGTGGTGAAACTCTATCCGTCGATCCTCAACCAGATTGCAGTCGCGAAAACCGAGCCAGGCGATGAAAACAACCAGGACATCTCGGCACTGGTGGGCAAGGTCGATATCCGCAAACTGGAAGAGTTCCCGCAGAACGACGCCGATGCCTACAGCTATTCGGGCGCACTGTGCCGGGCCAACCAGGGTCTGATGGAATTCGTCGAAATGTTCAAGGCACCGATCAAGGTGCTGCACCCATTGCTGACGGCCACCCAGGAAGGCAACTACAACAGTACCGAAGGCCTGGGGGCGATTCCGTTCACCGGGATTCTGCTGGCCCACTCCAACGAATCGGAATGGCACACCTTCCGCAACAACAAGAACAACGAAGCCTTCATCGACCGGATCTATATCGTCAAAGTGCCGTACTGCCTGCGCGTCAGCGACGAGGTGAAGATCTACGACAAGCTCCTGTTCAACAGCTCGCTGGCCAAGGCCCATTGCGCGCCTGACACCTTGAAAATGCTCGCCCAGTTCACCGTGCTTTCGCGTCTCAAAGAGCCGGAAAACTCCAACATCTACTCCAAGATGCGCGTGTATGACGGCGAAAACCTCAAGGACACCGATCCGAAGGCCAAGTCGATCCAGGAATACCGCGACGCAGCGGGTGTCGACGAAGGCATGAACGGTCTGTCGACCCGTTTCGCGTTCAAGATTCTGTCGAAGGTCTTCAACTTCGATCCCCACGAAATCGCCGCCAACCCGGTGCATCTGCTCTACGTGCTGGAACAGCAGATCGAACAGGAACAATTCCAGGCCGAAACCCGCGAACGCTATCTGCGCTTCCTGAAAGAGTACCTGGCGCCGCGTTATATCGAATTCATTGGCAAAGAGATCCAGACTGCCTACCTCGAGTCTTACAGCGAGTACGGCCAGAACATCTTCGATCGCTACGTGCTGTACGCCGACTTCTGGATTCAGGATCAGGAATACCGCGATCCGGAAACCGGCGAGATTCTCAACCGCGTCGCCCTGAACGAAGAGCTGGAGAAAATCGAAAAACCGGCCGGCATCAGCAATCCGAAGGATTTCCGCAACGAAATCGTCAACTTCGTACTGCGTGCCCGCGCCAACAACAATGGCAAGAACCCAACCTGGCTCAGCTACGAAAAACTGCGGGTGGTCATCGAGAAGAAAATGTTCTCCAACACCGAGGACCTGCTGCCGGTCATCAGCTTCAACGCCAAGGCCAGCAAAGAGGACCAGCAGAAGCACAACGACTTCGTCACACGGATGGTCGAGCGGGGTTACACCGACAAACAGGTACGGCTGCTGTCCGAGTGGTACCTGCGGGTCAGAAAATCACAGTAA
- a CDS encoding YeaH/YhbH family protein, with amino-acid sequence MSYVIDRRLNGKNKSTVNRQRFLRRYRDHIKKAVEEAVGRRSITDMEHGEQISIPGRDIDEPVLHHGRGGKQTIVHPGNKEFTSGEHIARPPGGGGGRGPGKAGNSGEGMDEFVFQITQEEFLEFMFEDLELPNLVKRHLTGTDTFKTVRAGISNEGNPSRINIIRTLRSAHARRIALSGSSRAKLREVKEELARLRREEPDNFGDIQDLEAEIEKLSARIHRVPFLDTFDLKYNLLIKQPNPSSKAVMFCLMDVSGSMTQATKDIAKRFFILLYLFLKRNYDKIDVVFIRHHTSAREVDEEEFFYSRETGGTIVSSALKLMQEIMAERYPSNEWNIYAAQASDGDNWNDDSPICRDILINQIMPFVQYYTYVEITPREHQALWFEYERIAEAFSDTFAQQQLVSAGDIYPVFRELFQRRLVT; translated from the coding sequence ATGAGCTATGTGATCGACCGACGTCTCAATGGCAAGAACAAGAGCACGGTAAACCGTCAGCGGTTTCTGCGGCGCTACCGTGATCACATCAAAAAGGCCGTCGAAGAGGCGGTAGGCCGGCGTTCCATTACGGATATGGAGCACGGCGAGCAAATCAGCATTCCCGGCCGCGATATCGACGAGCCGGTGCTTCACCATGGCCGGGGCGGCAAGCAGACCATCGTGCACCCGGGCAACAAGGAGTTCACCAGCGGCGAGCACATTGCCCGTCCGCCCGGAGGTGGCGGCGGCAGAGGTCCCGGCAAGGCCGGTAACTCGGGTGAAGGGATGGATGAATTCGTCTTCCAGATCACCCAGGAAGAATTTCTCGAATTCATGTTCGAGGACCTTGAACTGCCTAACCTGGTCAAACGTCACCTGACCGGCACCGACACCTTCAAGACCGTACGCGCGGGCATCAGCAACGAGGGCAACCCGTCACGGATCAACATCATCCGCACGCTGCGTTCGGCCCATGCCCGGCGCATCGCCCTGTCCGGCAGCAGCCGGGCAAAACTGCGCGAAGTCAAAGAAGAACTGGCGCGGCTTAGACGAGAGGAGCCGGACAACTTCGGCGATATCCAGGACCTCGAAGCGGAAATCGAGAAACTCAGCGCGCGCATTCACCGAGTGCCATTTCTCGACACCTTCGACCTCAAGTACAACCTGCTGATCAAGCAGCCGAACCCCAGCTCCAAAGCAGTGATGTTCTGCCTGATGGACGTGTCCGGCTCCATGACCCAGGCAACTAAAGACATCGCCAAACGCTTCTTCATCCTGCTGTACCTGTTCCTCAAGCGGAACTACGACAAAATCGACGTCGTATTCATCCGCCACCACACCAGCGCCCGTGAAGTGGATGAAGAGGAGTTTTTCTACTCCCGGGAAACCGGCGGCACCATCGTTTCCAGCGCCCTGAAACTGATGCAGGAGATCATGGCCGAGCGTTATCCGAGCAATGAGTGGAACATCTATGCCGCCCAGGCGTCCGACGGCGACAACTGGAACGACGACTCGCCGATCTGCCGCGACATCCTGATCAATCAGATCATGCCGTTCGTGCAGTACTACACTTATGTTGAGATAACCCCGCGCGAACACCAGGCCCTGTGGTTCGAATACGAACGCATCGCCGAAGCCTTCTCTGACACTTTTGCCCAACAGCAACTGGTTTCGGCCGGGGATATCTATCCGGTCTTCCGTGAACTCTTCCAGCGCAGGTTAGTGACATGA
- a CDS encoding SpoVR family protein has translation MTAKEQKRQPISTGSEWTFELIQAYDREISRLAARYALDTYPNQIEVITAEQMMDAYASVGMPLGYHHWSYGKHFLSTEKSYSRGQMGLAYEIVINSDPCIAYLMEENTICMQALVVAHACYGHNSFFKGNYLFRTWTDASSIIDYLVFAKQYIMQCEERHGIDAVEDLLDSCHALMNYGVDRYKRPYPISAEEERRRQKDREEHLQKQINDLWRTIPKGADKFSDKDNARFPAEPQENILYFIEKHAPLLEPWQREIVRIVRKIAQYFYPQRQTQVMNEGWATFWHYTLMNDLYDEGLVTDGFMMEFLTSHTSVVFQPGFDSPYYSGINPYTLGFAMYRDIRRICESPTEEDYRWFPEIAGTDWLSSIKFAMSSFKDESFILQYLSPKVIRDLKLFSILDDDQKDDLLVPAIHDEEGYRTIRETLAAQYNLGNREPNIQIYSIDRRGDRSLTLRHQQHDRKPLGDSTEEVLKHLHRLWGFDIHLETLQGDQVVKTHHVPPKGEHGEGDYGRLDLAVIHL, from the coding sequence ATGACCGCCAAAGAGCAAAAGCGCCAACCCATTTCCACCGGCTCCGAATGGACGTTCGAGCTGATCCAGGCCTACGACCGCGAAATCAGTCGTCTCGCGGCCCGCTATGCGCTCGATACCTACCCTAACCAGATCGAAGTGATTACCGCCGAACAGATGATGGACGCCTACGCCTCTGTGGGCATGCCCTTGGGTTATCACCATTGGTCCTACGGCAAACACTTCCTCAGCACCGAGAAGTCCTACAGCCGCGGCCAGATGGGGCTGGCCTACGAGATTGTGATCAACTCGGACCCTTGCATCGCCTATCTGATGGAAGAAAACACCATCTGCATGCAAGCCCTGGTGGTGGCTCACGCCTGCTATGGCCATAACAGTTTCTTCAAGGGCAACTACCTGTTCCGCACCTGGACCGACGCCAGCTCGATCATCGATTACCTGGTGTTCGCCAAGCAGTACATCATGCAGTGCGAAGAACGCCACGGCATCGACGCGGTGGAAGACTTGCTCGACTCCTGTCATGCGCTGATGAATTACGGGGTCGACCGTTACAAACGGCCTTATCCGATTTCCGCCGAAGAAGAACGTCGTCGGCAGAAAGATCGGGAAGAGCATTTGCAGAAGCAGATCAATGACTTGTGGCGGACGATTCCAAAAGGCGCGGACAAATTCAGCGACAAGGACAACGCACGCTTCCCCGCCGAACCTCAGGAAAACATCCTGTATTTCATTGAAAAACACGCACCGCTGCTAGAGCCCTGGCAACGCGAAATCGTACGGATCGTGCGCAAGATCGCCCAGTATTTTTATCCACAGCGCCAGACCCAGGTGATGAACGAAGGCTGGGCCACCTTCTGGCACTACACCTTGATGAACGACCTTTATGACGAAGGCCTGGTCACCGATGGCTTCATGATGGAGTTCCTGACGTCCCATACCAGCGTGGTCTTCCAGCCCGGCTTCGACAGCCCTTACTACAGCGGAATCAACCCCTACACCCTGGGTTTTGCCATGTATCGCGATATCCGGCGGATATGCGAATCGCCCACCGAGGAGGATTACCGCTGGTTCCCGGAAATCGCTGGCACCGACTGGCTGTCCAGCATCAAATTCGCCATGAGCAGCTTCAAGGATGAAAGTTTCATCCTGCAATACCTGTCACCCAAGGTCATCCGCGACCTCAAGTTGTTCAGCATTCTTGACGACGATCAGAAGGATGACCTGCTGGTTCCGGCGATCCACGATGAAGAGGGTTATCGAACCATTCGCGAAACCCTGGCGGCGCAATACAACCTGGGCAATCGCGAACCCAACATACAGATCTACAGCATCGACCGGCGTGGCGACCGCTCGCTGACCTTGCGTCACCAGCAACACGACCGCAAGCCGTTGGGTGATTCCACCGAGGAAGTCCTCAAGCACCTGCACCGGCTCTGGGGCTTCGACATTCACCTGGAAACCCTGCAAGGGGATCAGGTGGTAAAAACCCACCATGTTCCGCCTAAAGGTGAGCACGGCGAGGGGGATTACGGTCGGCTAGACCTGGCTGTCATCCATCTTTGA